The Candidatus Aminicenantes bacterium genome includes the window GTTTGCGAACCAGGGCGCCCGGCACCCACTTCTTGGGGAATGCCACCACCACATCTTTGGCGGACGCGGCAAAGAGTCGCTCCAACACTCCCCGTTGCTTCTCAGGAGATATATAGTCAAACAGGCCGATGGCGATCAGGGCGTCAAATGGAGTAGAAGACTCGCAGAATTCGCTCAGATCCATCTGCACAAAGGTGCAACGATCCGCCACCCCGGCGCGGCCGGCGTTTTCCCGGCTCAATTCAATCATTTCGCCGGCAATATCGACTCCGGTCGCCCGCCCTCCCCGGCGCGCGATCTCAATGCAATAAATTCCTGAACCACAACCCACGTCCAGGATGTGCTTGTCCCGGATATCTTTCAGCAACCTGAAAGTGGCGTCAAAGCGACAGGCCAGCGCCGGCTTGCGAAAAATCCGGTGCGCCAATTTCCCGACCAGGCCATGGGTGTCCGCGTCATCCCGGTAATAGGAATCGAAAGTTCTCGCGATTTCTTCAAAGTAATCCTTTACCTGCGTTTCCTGTCCATTGCGTTCACCGGCTGGTGTGTTGTTTCGCTTCATCTGCTGCGCTCCTGAACATGGTGTTGATTTGGGACATGAACACAAAAGTGTAGCCCTTTTTGCGGAACAAGCGGATCATGCGCCGCGTGTACTCCATGCCTTTCGTCTTGTTGCGGGAATAGATCATGCGCCAGAATAGCGGCAATCGACGGATGGCTTGCGGGTGCGGCAGAAAATCATGCAAATGACACCCGAACACCAGCACGTCCGGGATCTTCCAGAACTCCATCAACGTGCGGTAAAACCGGAATCCCAGCAGCTTGATATATGATATTGAGAACGTCAACTGCAGTGGAGTCAGGGATGAATTAGGAATCTCCAGAACAGAAGTGTTTTTGTACAAATGAGGCTTGCGGGGGAAAAACAGGTATTTAAAGGGATTGGGGAAGAAGGAGGGGAATACACTTGCGTCAAATTGAAACCCGGCTTTTTCCAGGCTGGCGACCCCCTGGTCGCTGATCTTGCCCAAAGGCGCCCGGTAACCGAGCGGCGGCGTCTTGAAATATTCCTCGTAAACCTGTTTGCATTTGCTGATTTCTTCCGTGGAGTC containing:
- a CDS encoding class I SAM-dependent methyltransferase, whose translation is MKRNNTPAGERNGQETQVKDYFEEIARTFDSYYRDDADTHGLVGKLAHRIFRKPALACRFDATFRLLKDIRDKHILDVGCGSGIYCIEIARRGGRATGVDIAGEMIELSRENAGRAGVADRCTFVQMDLSEFCESSTPFDALIAIGLFDYISPEKQRGVLERLFAASAKDVVVAFPKKWVPGALVRKLWFLTKKLDVYYFTRRRIRGLHQNTGYAAEFINCGPLWCVRFYRD